The proteins below come from a single Eucalyptus grandis isolate ANBG69807.140 chromosome 3, ASM1654582v1, whole genome shotgun sequence genomic window:
- the LOC104439601 gene encoding putative receptor-like protein kinase At3g47110, producing the protein MQSKDTLFIMEKFIFIAFVDAMLASLLMFQPIICSSNFTDQVALLHFKSAIEIDPTNTIKGSNWTTEANFCEWIGVFCSNRRQRVTALDLSYMGLEGRLSPYLGNLSFLASLDLRNNNFHGRIPIEIGRLHRLKELVLQLNQFEGNIPPNLAQCQNLEEMSLAGNRLTGGIPREFGTLPKLQLLYLSINPLRGQIPSFLGNISTLQVIALAAANLTGSIPPTLFNRSLTIVDLMYNDLSGSLPSNLCSHWPNIQWLLLSNNQFNGLLIETLTQCKELLKLSLSFNRFQGSIPQDMDNLQKLQELYLGFNNLTGTIPRTIGNVSSLHILDVSFNYIGGDIPTEIGKLVNLEVLNLGRNLLTGKVPQEIFNVSSLRNISLGFNSLSGNLVSSSEPSLPNLEALFLAGNRFGGNIPQYISNFTNLIIFNAGQNQLSGPIPMSLGNLKNLRSFGVSSNQLTGEPSGSELGFVSALSNCQSLQELYLGYNPLRGSIPKSIKNFSRSLQMLLVEGCQIRGCIPEEMGFLKSLTFLALSHNNINGNIPSSMGGLESLQRLYLDNNCLEGPIPNEICNLTSLGELQLQQNRISGSIPNCIGNLSSLQKLFVSSNNMTSVIPVSLWSLQELIFLNLSLNSFNGGLPFSMGKMRAISSIDLSWNRLTGTISSSIQEFESLASLNLSRNTFQGSIPQSIGNLKGLDFLDLSYNELFGTIPKSMEGLRYLQNLNLSFNKLSGEILNGGPFKKFSALSFIGNEALCGNATLQVPPCKLSGKKSTRDKQLRLLFIMLPIVSVVLLVFAICLLRKRGNPSKKAPVSVQNLPRIDHPMISYWELCLATNNFIESNLLGTGSFSSVYKGTLANGIDVAVKVLNLHIEGALKSFDIECEVFRKIRHRNLVKVISSCTNANLRALVLQYMPNGSLEKWLYSNNYNLDIHQRVKIMVDVATAVDYLHHDQLEPIVHCDLKPSNVLLNEDLVAQVCDFGIAKILAENKVETQTRTLGTIGYIAPEYGSEGKVSTKGDVYSFGILLLEVITRKKPTNEMFDADMSLRQWVGAAIPERMLDIVDSELLSMNLEDLTLLELESIVLSILELGLECSKDLPEERMDMKTVVVKLNKIKLSLP; encoded by the exons ATGCAATCAAAAGATACTCTGTTCATTATGGAGAAGTTCATCTTTATAGCATTTGTTGATGCTATGTTGGCTTCCCTGTTGATGTTTCAGCCGATCATCTGTTCTAGCAACTTCACTGATCAAGTGGCTCTCCTCCACTTCAAATCGGCGATTGAAATCGACCCGACAAACACGATCAAAGGCAGCAATTGGACCACCGAAGCAAACTTCTGTGAATGGATTGGTGTCTTTTGCAGCAACCGCAGGCAGAGAGTCACGGCTTTAGACCTCTCATACATGGGTCTCGAAGGGAGGCTCTCTCCTTATCTAGgcaatctttctttcttggcttcTCTTGATCTTCGCAACAACAATTTCCATGGGAGAATTCCTATAGAAATTGGTCGTTTGCACCGCCTAAAAGAACTCGTGCTCCAACTTAACCAGTTTGAAGGAAACATTCCTCCTAACTTAGCCCAGTGCCAAAATCTCGAAGAGATGTCACTCGCAGGGAACAGGCTAACGGGTGGCATACCAAGAGAATTTGGCACCTTGCCTAAGTTACAACTACTATATCTTAGCATCAACCCCTTACGAGGTCAAATTCCAAGCTTCCTGGGCAACATATCCACGTTGCAGGTCATTGCTTTGGCCGCGGCCAATCTCACTGGTTCGATTCCTCCGACACTTTTCAATAGATCACTCACCATTGTTGACTTGATGTATAATGATCTCTCAGGGAGTCTTCCCTCCAATCTTTGCTCCCACTGGCCTAACATTCAGTGGCTTCTTCTGTCTAATAACCAGTTCAATGGCCTGCTAATAGAGACACTAACCCAATGCAAAGAGCTTCTCAAATTGTCCTTGTCATTCAATCGTTTTCAGGGAAGCATTCCTCAAGACATGGACAACTTGCAAAAGCTGCAGGAGCTCTATCTTGGTTTTAACAACCTGACTGGCACGATTCCTCGAACCATCGGTAACGTGTCAAGTTTGCACATCCTGGACGTATCATTTAACTATATTGGAGGTGACATTCCGACTGAGATTGGCAAGTTGGTCAATCTGGAAGTTTTGAACCTTGGGAGAAATTTGTTAACAGGCAAAGTGCCTCAAGAGATTTTTAATGTTTCGTCTCTACGAAATATTAGTTTGGGCTTCAATTCCCTCTCCGGAAACCTTGTCTCGAGTAGCGAACCAAGccttccaaatttggaagcaCTCTTTCTAGCAGGGAATCGCTTTGGTGGCAACATCCCACAatatatttcgaattttacGAACCTAATTATTTTCAATGCTGGACAGAATCAACTTAGCGGACCCATACCCATGAGTTTGGGCAACTTGAAGAACCTCAGAAGCTTTGGGGTTTCGTCAAATCAGCTCACAGGAGAGCCTTCTGGTTCAGAGCTCGGTTTTGTCTCTGCCTTATCTAATTGCCAATCGCTGCAAGAATTGTATCTGGGATACAACCCACTTCGCGGCTCTATACCAAAATCTATCAAAAACTTCTCCAGATCCTTACAAATGCTACTCGTTGAAGGTTGTCAAATAAGAGGTTGCATTCCCGAGGAAATGGGTTTCTTGAAAAGCTTGACTTTCCTAGCGTTGAGCCATAACAACATAAACGGCAACATCCCATCATCAATGGGAGGACTAGAAAGCCTGCAAAGGCTATATCTTGATAACAACTGTCTTGAAGGACCGATCCCCAATGAGATATGCAACTTGACAAGTTTAGGAGAGTTACAGCTCCAGCAAAATAGGATATCCGGATCAATCCCGAATTGCATTGGAAACCTCAGCAGCCTTCAAAAGTTGTTCGTAAGTTCGAATAACATGACATCGGTCATACCGGTTAGTTTGTGGAGCCTTCAAGAACTCATCTTCCTCAATTTGTCACTCAATTCTTTCAATGGAGGGCTACCGTTTAGCATGGGGAAAATGAGAGCTATAAGCAGCATCGATCTTTCTTGGAATCGACTCACTGGCACCATATCAAGTTCCATCCAGGAGTTTGAAAGCCTTGCTTCTCTCAACTTGTCAAGGAACACATTTCAAGGATCGATACCGCAATCAATTGGCAACCTCAAAGGATTGGATTTCCTCGACCTCTCCTACAATGAGTTGTTTGGCACGATACCTAAGTCCATGGAAGGACTTAGATATCTGCAAAATTTGAACTTGTCCTTTAATAAGTTATCAGGAGAAATTCTTAATGGCGGGCCCTTTAAAAAATTTTCGGCTCTCTCGTTCATTGGGAATGAAGCACTTTGTGGAAATGCAACTCTGCAAGTCCCACCTTGCAAACTAAGTGGAAAGAAGTCAACAAGGGACAAGCAGCTCCGGTTACTATTCATTATGTTGCCAATTGTATCGGTTGTACTTTTAGTCTTTGCCATTTGCTTGCTTAGAAAGCGTGGGAACCCTAGTAAAAAAGCTCCAGTTTCAGTGCAGAACTTGCCTAGAATTGACCACCCGATGATATCATATTGGGAGCTTTGCTTGGCTACTAACAACTTTATCGAAAGCAATTTGCTCGGAACAGGAAGCTTTAGCTCTGTATACAAAGGCACTCTGGCCAACGGGATAGATGTCGCTGTCAAAGTACTGAATCTCCATATTGAAGGCGCcttgaaaagttttgacatAGAATGCGAGGTTTTTCGCAAGATCCGGCACCGAAATCTCGTCAAGGTGATTAGCTCTTGCACGAATGCTAATCTGAGAGCTCTCGTGCTACAATACATGCCCAATGGGAGCTTGGAGAAGTGGCTATACTCCAACAACTACAACTTGGATATCCATCAACGAGTGAAGATAATGGTCGACGTCGCAACGGCAGTCGATTATCTCCACCATGACCAACTGGAACCCATTGTCCATTGCGATTTGAAGCCTAGCAATGTTCTTCTAAACGAGGACTTGGTTGCACAAGTCTGTGACTTTGGAATCGCAAAGATTTTGGCAGAGAACAAGGTTGAAACACAAACTCGAACTCTCGGCACGATTGGTTACATTGCTCCAG AGTATGGTTCGGAAGGAAAAGTCTCAACAAAAGGagatgtctatagctttggcATATTGTTGCTGGAAGTGATTACTAGGAAGAAGCCAACCAATGAAATGTTTGATGCGGATATGAGCTTGAGGCAATGGGTAGGTGCAGCAATTCCAGAAAGAATGCTTGACATTGTGGATAGTGAACTCCTTAGCATGAATCTTGAAGATTTGACGCTTTTGGAACTCGAGAGCATAGTCTTATCGATCCTTGAGTTAGGACTAGAATGTTCAAAGGACTTGCCTGAGGAAAGAATGGACATGAAAACTGTTGTGGTTAAGCTCAACAAGATCAAGTTGTCACTTCCTTAA